A stretch of the Ammoniphilus sp. CFH 90114 genome encodes the following:
- a CDS encoding allophanate hydrolase subunit 1, with protein sequence MTRYEHGGDEFIFVELAEEMSLEANFKAMAITNKVREKQYPGIIDICPSNASYMVRVNPDLFHPEQLIQELRTLEQQVTIDDFEISARIVDVPILFEDPWTHEAVMRFRDRHQDPNSTDLEYAARINGYQSKEALIQAITDFPYLVSMVGFVPGLPWCYQMVPREQQIEVPKYVRPRTFTPERAFGFGGAFAVIYPVQGAGGYQLFGVAAAPIYQKEPTLPDFQDSMTFPRQGDIFRYRKIDRDEFDTIRMQVEQGTFRYLTKEITFTPHDVIQNPKQFSENVLGRLYR encoded by the coding sequence ATGACGCGTTATGAGCACGGTGGAGATGAATTTATCTTTGTCGAATTAGCAGAAGAGATGAGCCTAGAAGCAAATTTTAAAGCTATGGCCATCACCAATAAGGTAAGAGAGAAGCAATATCCAGGTATCATTGATATTTGTCCTTCTAATGCGTCTTATATGGTCCGAGTTAATCCTGACCTTTTTCACCCTGAACAATTGATTCAGGAATTAAGAACTCTTGAACAACAAGTCACAATTGATGATTTTGAAATCTCAGCTCGAATTGTGGATGTACCCATCCTATTTGAAGATCCTTGGACGCATGAGGCTGTAATGAGATTTAGAGATCGACATCAAGATCCGAATTCGACCGACTTGGAGTATGCTGCTCGAATTAATGGTTATCAATCAAAAGAAGCCCTCATTCAAGCTATTACCGATTTCCCTTACCTCGTTTCTATGGTTGGCTTTGTTCCGGGACTGCCTTGGTGCTACCAAATGGTACCAAGAGAACAGCAAATTGAGGTGCCGAAATATGTTCGTCCACGTACCTTTACTCCAGAACGAGCGTTTGGCTTCGGTGGTGCATTTGCCGTGATATATCCTGTACAGGGGGCAGGTGGTTATCAATTGTTTGGAGTGGCTGCTGCTCCAATTTATCAAAAGGAACCTACTCTTCCCGATTTCCAGGACAGCATGACGTTCCCTCGTCAGGGTGATATCTTTCGATATCGTAAGATTGATCGTGATGAGTTTGATACCATTCGTATGCAAGTGGAACAAGGAACCTTCCGTTACCTAACCAAGGAGATAACCTTTACACCTCATGATGTAATACAAAATCCAAAGCAATTTTCAGAGAATGTGTTGGGGAGGTTGTACAGATGA
- a CDS encoding biotin-dependent carboxyltransferase family protein — protein MIKVINPGLQTTVQDLGRMGYYEIGMPPSGAMDKYSHRAANLLVGNDEFAATLEITYMGPTLEFQQDAVIALTGGDIPPRVNNTPVSMWETIQVKSGDQLSFDFVKQGARVYLAIAGGFEVPTVLGSKSTYTLCGIGGYEGRALQTGDLLKVGDGMQRPVRVGTCVPKGLIPEFSRTHEIRVIMGLCSYRLTDESKDRFLSLEWTVTPEANRVGYRFKGERLNFVPREQPFGAGSNPSNVVDLGYPIGSIQVPDGVEPICLLNDAVTGGGYATIATVISTDLNRMAQIKTNEKVRFLPVTLDEALEARRVLNDRLNQIKQITNK, from the coding sequence ATGATCAAAGTTATCAACCCCGGTTTGCAGACGACCGTACAAGATTTAGGACGTATGGGATACTACGAAATTGGTATGCCACCTTCTGGTGCGATGGATAAGTATTCCCATCGGGCAGCAAATCTGTTAGTTGGTAACGATGAATTTGCAGCCACACTTGAAATCACCTATATGGGACCAACATTAGAATTTCAACAAGATGCTGTCATCGCCCTAACTGGTGGAGACATTCCACCGCGAGTTAATAACACTCCTGTTTCCATGTGGGAAACCATTCAGGTGAAGTCGGGCGATCAATTATCATTTGATTTCGTCAAACAGGGAGCAAGGGTCTATCTTGCTATTGCGGGAGGCTTTGAAGTCCCGACCGTTTTGGGTTCAAAATCTACTTATACCTTGTGCGGAATTGGTGGGTATGAAGGGCGAGCCTTACAAACAGGAGATCTACTAAAAGTAGGAGATGGGATGCAACGACCTGTACGAGTGGGGACTTGTGTGCCAAAGGGTCTTATTCCTGAGTTTAGCAGAACGCATGAGATTCGCGTGATCATGGGGCTATGCAGTTACAGACTTACGGACGAAAGTAAAGATCGCTTTCTCTCCCTTGAATGGACAGTTACCCCTGAAGCGAATCGAGTGGGGTACCGGTTTAAAGGAGAAAGACTAAATTTTGTACCTAGAGAACAACCGTTTGGTGCGGGGAGCAATCCTTCTAATGTCGTTGATCTAGGATATCCTATCGGATCTATACAAGTTCCTGATGGTGTGGAGCCAATCTGTCTATTAAACGACGCCGTGACAGGCGGAGGGTATGCAACCATTGCTACTGTTATCAGTACGGATCTCAATCGTATGGCCCAGATCAAGACCAATGAAAAAGTACGCTTTCTTCCTGTGACACTAGATGAAGCTTTGGAGGCAAGAAGGGTGCTAAATGATAGGCTCAATCAAATTAAACAAATAACAAATAAGTAG
- a CDS encoding acetyl-CoA carboxylase, protein MSDHTVMSPIPGVFYRKPSPDQEDYVKEGQHVNAGDILCLIEVMKNFYEVKAETNGVIERFCVENEDVVDAGQQIAILRVE, encoded by the coding sequence ATGAGTGATCACACTGTTATGTCTCCGATTCCTGGAGTTTTTTACCGAAAGCCCTCTCCAGACCAAGAAGACTATGTGAAAGAAGGACAGCATGTGAATGCTGGGGATATCCTGTGCCTGATAGAAGTAATGAAAAACTTCTACGAGGTTAAGGCTGAAACGAACGGCGTTATCGAGCGATTTTGCGTTGAGAATGAAGATGTTGTAGATGCAGGACAGCAAATCGCCATTCTTCGAGTAGAATAA
- a CDS encoding NTP transferase domain-containing protein — MMNSISAVILAAGMSTRMGECKPLIKHKGKTFLEHAIELARSVEVFQIAIVVGHEKERIQEQIQIQDSRLRWIYNPDYIKGQSYSLKAGWHSLGSSPGVMVFLADMPLIEKRTVNMIFEEGRKKLHQKSSFVVQPCHYGTKGHPVFFGHIGLDALELLEGDTGGKSLISSVPNYYGINIDDKGIYRDFDTPEELNQLNSEVNVHDAL; from the coding sequence ATGATGAACTCCATTTCTGCCGTTATCTTAGCAGCTGGAATGTCTACCCGAATGGGGGAATGCAAACCGTTAATCAAGCATAAGGGTAAGACTTTCCTAGAACATGCGATAGAGCTAGCCCGAAGTGTCGAAGTATTCCAAATTGCAATCGTTGTCGGACACGAAAAAGAACGAATACAAGAACAAATTCAAATTCAGGATTCCCGCCTGCGCTGGATTTACAATCCAGACTACATCAAAGGACAATCCTATTCCCTCAAGGCAGGTTGGCATTCTTTAGGCTCTTCTCCAGGCGTTATGGTTTTCCTTGCCGATATGCCTTTGATAGAGAAAAGGACAGTTAACATGATTTTCGAAGAAGGAAGAAAGAAGTTGCATCAAAAATCATCCTTTGTTGTTCAGCCTTGCCATTATGGAACAAAAGGACATCCTGTCTTTTTTGGTCATATAGGATTAGATGCACTTGAGTTATTAGAAGGGGATACTGGAGGCAAATCTCTTATCTCTTCGGTTCCTAATTACTATGGGATAAATATAGATGATAAAGGGATCTATCGGGATTTCGATACCCCTGAAGAGTTAAATCAACTTAATAGTGAGGTGAATGTTCATGACGCGTTATGA
- a CDS encoding XdhC family protein: protein MIENREVAKAVYTSLREGRGGALVTLIQVRGSAYKRAGAMMFVDAEGKTTGLISGGCLENDVAEVAMQVLADGIPVIRQYAMDEDVVWGLGLGCPGTIELYIQPVTTDSSRVIYSWAESMLENRASVMFTLISEGKEFGQQILIHQDKEPTGTTQYLLKKESLMKWAYHKLSEQNPKSECDSIRLGKGQIVSTFANVYVPPIELIIFGAGHDAIPLAQLGHITGFKTVIVDPREAFNHVERFPYAERKLIHGDSLNTELLPISNRSYCVIMNHHIIRDEQALSFLLESEAAYIGVLGPLVRKNRILDNIKGQGKRVPKPKISRIHGPVGLDIGAYTPEEIAISIVAEILAVRNDHTGGFLREKSQIHQHSCNTVLQA from the coding sequence TTGATAGAAAATCGTGAAGTGGCTAAGGCCGTCTACACCTCTCTTCGGGAGGGGCGTGGTGGAGCACTAGTTACCCTTATTCAAGTTCGTGGATCCGCCTACAAACGTGCTGGCGCTATGATGTTCGTTGATGCAGAAGGAAAAACCACTGGTTTGATTTCTGGGGGATGTCTTGAGAACGATGTAGCAGAAGTTGCTATGCAAGTTTTGGCTGATGGAATTCCTGTCATTCGACAATATGCAATGGATGAAGATGTTGTATGGGGGTTGGGGTTGGGTTGTCCAGGCACAATAGAGCTCTATATTCAGCCCGTTACGACAGATTCATCAAGAGTAATCTATTCCTGGGCAGAAAGTATGTTAGAGAATCGGGCATCTGTAATGTTTACTCTAATAAGTGAAGGGAAAGAGTTTGGGCAACAGATTCTCATTCATCAAGACAAGGAACCTACGGGAACTACTCAATACTTATTAAAAAAAGAGAGTTTGATGAAGTGGGCTTATCACAAGTTATCAGAACAAAATCCTAAATCAGAGTGCGATTCCATAAGATTGGGGAAGGGGCAGATCGTAAGCACGTTTGCCAATGTGTATGTCCCACCTATTGAACTCATCATCTTTGGTGCAGGGCATGATGCCATCCCTTTAGCCCAATTAGGGCATATCACCGGGTTTAAAACAGTTATTGTTGATCCCCGTGAGGCATTCAACCATGTGGAACGATTCCCCTATGCTGAGCGGAAGCTAATACACGGCGATTCTCTTAATACAGAACTGTTACCCATTAGTAATCGTTCCTATTGTGTCATCATGAATCATCATATTATTCGAGACGAGCAAGCGCTAAGCTTTCTATTGGAATCAGAAGCTGCCTATATTGGAGTACTAGGACCACTAGTGCGTAAGAACCGAATACTCGATAACATTAAAGGCCAAGGAAAACGGGTTCCAAAGCCAAAGATCTCTCGAATTCATGGACCTGTTGGCTTAGATATTGGAGCCTATACGCCAGAAGAAATTGCTATAAGTATCGTAGCGGAAATCTTAGCTGTACGTAATGATCACACCGGAGGATTCTTGAGAGAAAAATCACAGATCCACCAACATAGCTGTAACACGGTCCTTCAAGCATGA
- a CDS encoding xanthine dehydrogenase family protein subunit M has translation MIPNSFGYIRANTVEEAINLLKEEGGQGKLLAGGHSLVPLMKFRLTTPTKLIDISRIAELRGVKKQGERLVIGALTTYKQIQNDQLVLDHLPVLAETVRQIGDIQVRNRGTIGGNLSHADPAADLPALALALDGLIELQEEDGAQLIEAADFFLGPLVTAMSDTSILTSVTLAIPPEQAKGTYLKYPHPASGYAVVGVCVIARKNEQGVIDYARVAINGASDVAYRATSVETALVGEQATLETIKKAAAFAANDAEMGEDHFASSEYRKQLCQVYTERALNKILL, from the coding sequence TTGATTCCTAACTCATTTGGATATATTAGAGCAAATACGGTCGAAGAAGCCATAAACTTGCTTAAGGAAGAGGGTGGCCAAGGAAAATTGCTTGCTGGTGGGCATAGTCTAGTTCCTTTGATGAAGTTCCGGCTAACCACTCCAACTAAACTCATTGATATCAGTAGAATTGCTGAACTGCGTGGGGTAAAAAAGCAAGGGGAAAGATTGGTCATTGGAGCTCTAACCACTTATAAACAAATACAAAACGATCAACTTGTCTTAGATCACCTTCCGGTCTTGGCGGAAACTGTCCGGCAAATTGGTGACATTCAAGTAAGGAATCGAGGAACCATTGGAGGAAACCTCTCGCATGCAGACCCAGCTGCAGATTTGCCAGCGTTAGCTTTAGCATTGGATGGATTAATTGAGCTCCAAGAAGAAGACGGTGCTCAGCTCATTGAAGCCGCTGACTTTTTCTTAGGACCTCTCGTAACCGCTATGTCGGACACAAGTATCTTAACCTCTGTAACACTAGCCATTCCGCCCGAACAGGCGAAGGGGACTTACCTCAAATATCCCCACCCGGCTTCAGGTTACGCTGTAGTAGGGGTTTGTGTTATCGCCAGAAAAAATGAACAAGGTGTCATAGATTATGCACGGGTAGCAATAAACGGTGCAAGTGACGTCGCATATCGTGCGACAAGTGTAGAAACTGCACTTGTGGGTGAACAGGCGACTCTTGAGACCATCAAAAAGGCTGCGGCATTCGCGGCAAACGATGCGGAAATGGGAGAGGATCATTTTGCTTCTTCGGAATACCGCAAGCAGCTATGTCAGGTATATACGGAACGCGCATTAAATAAAATACTGCTCTAG
- a CDS encoding LamB/YcsF family protein, whose product MFKVDLNCDMGESFGNYVLGNDEEMMQYISSANIACGYHGGDPHVIRRTVELAKKYGVGIGAHPGFPDLMGFGRRYMTCTAVEIKDYVTYQVGALREFARANRVRIQHVKPHGALYMKAMEDKTIARAILEAIAEVDPETIVFALNGSEVYEEAKIMGIPVAREMYSDRQHTVTGSIVLTRSGPLIQDVQAMAERVVKMVKEGKVIAHTGEEVDMVADTICIHGDTPRAPELASVIVKELKKNGIGISPVTKLLGVG is encoded by the coding sequence GTGTTTAAAGTAGACCTTAATTGTGATATGGGAGAGAGCTTCGGCAATTATGTATTAGGAAATGATGAAGAAATGATGCAATATATTTCATCTGCGAATATTGCTTGTGGGTATCACGGGGGAGATCCCCATGTCATAAGAAGGACAGTCGAATTAGCGAAAAAGTACGGTGTAGGCATCGGAGCGCATCCCGGCTTTCCCGACTTAATGGGTTTCGGACGACGCTATATGACGTGTACAGCTGTGGAAATAAAAGACTACGTTACTTATCAGGTAGGTGCCCTGCGAGAATTTGCTCGTGCCAATAGGGTGAGGATTCAGCATGTGAAACCTCACGGCGCCCTATATATGAAGGCGATGGAGGACAAGACGATAGCTCGTGCCATCCTTGAAGCCATTGCTGAAGTGGACCCCGAAACCATTGTATTTGCACTGAATGGGTCGGAGGTCTATGAAGAAGCGAAAATCATGGGGATTCCCGTTGCAAGAGAAATGTATTCTGACCGACAACATACGGTAACAGGATCGATTGTGTTAACACGAAGTGGTCCGTTAATTCAGGATGTTCAAGCCATGGCAGAGCGAGTCGTAAAGATGGTCAAGGAAGGGAAGGTCATCGCCCACACAGGCGAAGAAGTCGATATGGTGGCTGACACCATTTGCATTCATGGTGATACACCCAGAGCACCTGAATTGGCGTCAGTTATTGTTAAAGAACTCAAAAAGAACGGGATTGGGATTTCTCCCGTGACAAAATTACTAGGAGTGGGCTAG
- a CDS encoding acetyl/propionyl/methylcrotonyl-CoA carboxylase subunit alpha → MATFEKIMIANRGEIARRIIRTCRKMGIKTVAVYSEADLEAPYVEEADEAVCIGPAQAKKSYLDIEKIIQAARESEADAIHPGYGFLSENPQLVRRCEEENIVFIGPDALQIERMGSKIEARLHMKQAGVPVVPGWDGKLDRVEDALSIAEQVGYPIMLKASAGGGGIGMQLIHSEADLRKSFASTMQRASSSFGDGTLFIEKWIENPHHIEVQVACDAYGNAVHLFERECSVQRRNQKIIEETPSPFLDPLTKKRLLETALAGVKHIGYKNVGTMEFIMDEHKNFYFLEMNTRLQVEHPITEETTGIDLVELQIRLAEGEKLPFVQSDIQQTGHSIECRLYAEDPKTFFPSPGTIQELHLPDQDVRLDFAVKQGTKVSPFYDPMIGKIITHASTRELAIEKMKDCLKQVEVHGITTNLLLLEQVMGDRGFIEGNYTTRLVESVWDEGGS, encoded by the coding sequence ATGGCAACTTTTGAGAAGATTATGATCGCCAACAGGGGAGAAATTGCGCGAAGAATTATTCGCACATGCCGTAAGATGGGAATCAAAACGGTTGCCGTCTATTCTGAAGCAGATCTCGAAGCCCCATATGTAGAGGAAGCAGATGAAGCGGTTTGTATCGGACCAGCACAAGCAAAAAAAAGTTATTTGGACATAGAAAAAATCATTCAAGCAGCTAGGGAAAGTGAAGCGGATGCGATTCATCCAGGATATGGTTTTCTATCGGAGAATCCTCAACTCGTTCGCCGGTGTGAAGAAGAAAACATCGTTTTTATTGGACCGGATGCCCTGCAAATTGAACGCATGGGAAGCAAGATCGAAGCAAGACTTCATATGAAACAAGCGGGTGTACCAGTAGTACCTGGATGGGATGGAAAATTAGATCGTGTAGAAGACGCCCTAAGCATTGCAGAACAAGTAGGTTATCCTATTATGCTTAAAGCTAGTGCTGGTGGTGGCGGGATAGGAATGCAATTAATTCATTCCGAAGCAGATCTACGTAAATCCTTTGCTTCTACTATGCAACGAGCGTCGTCTTCCTTCGGTGATGGAACGTTATTCATCGAAAAATGGATTGAAAACCCTCATCATATCGAAGTTCAAGTCGCTTGTGACGCATATGGAAATGCTGTTCATTTATTTGAACGAGAGTGCTCCGTTCAGAGAAGAAATCAAAAGATTATAGAAGAAACACCCTCGCCTTTTCTCGATCCATTGACGAAGAAGCGTTTGCTTGAAACCGCATTAGCTGGTGTGAAGCACATAGGGTACAAGAATGTAGGAACGATGGAATTCATTATGGATGAGCATAAAAACTTTTACTTCCTTGAAATGAATACGCGGCTCCAAGTGGAGCATCCCATTACGGAAGAAACAACAGGAATCGATCTGGTTGAACTGCAAATCCGTCTGGCGGAAGGCGAGAAGCTACCATTTGTGCAAAGCGATATCCAACAGACTGGTCATTCCATAGAGTGCAGACTATATGCAGAGGATCCAAAGACCTTCTTTCCATCTCCTGGTACTATTCAAGAGCTTCACCTTCCGGACCAAGACGTTCGGTTGGATTTCGCTGTTAAACAAGGAACGAAGGTCAGTCCTTTCTATGATCCAATGATTGGCAAGATCATTACTCATGCTTCAACTCGCGAACTAGCCATCGAAAAAATGAAGGACTGTTTGAAGCAGGTAGAGGTCCATGGAATAACAACCAACCTTCTATTATTAGAACAAGTGATGGGCGATAGAGGATTTATCGAAGGGAACTATACGACTAGACTAGTAGAGTCTGTGTGGGATGAGGGAGGATCATAA
- a CDS encoding sigma 54-interacting transcriptional regulator produces the protein MILWKEILQPIQVIISPEDTLLEVLIALEQNEAEIAFVHKAKRWLGYIDRDHLLKQLTTHSNLHQPIQYRIDVLKVPEHVHVESYHNISVVLGMDVEGAVTGYSTVKQAKSRINQIQLEHMNGILNGAGVGVITTNENLEIQFINETAEKILGLSRSFLLYRNYKTLLTVDRDLEEVLQGERFVSVNSSLNFKQISGNFTPLFLDGKITGLVHIFFLREEFEEAVQELEFVRNLYSDLQAVYSSSHEQILVVNPEGKIIRLAGSFLKEFWMLDSSDDVIGQTVKQFESRGIFQPNIVELCLKKKQKLTSIQETIYGRKIWSVATPIYHKDKLEKIVIVSRDITKTNQLKEKLKLARKANDAYKQEIDELQAKNQFSRSLIYRSRIMEDLVDEMKLIAQVDSTVLLTGESGVGKEVFARAIHETSRRRDQPLIRVNCGAIPDNLIESELFGYERGAFTGADQKGKPGFFELANGGTIFLDEIAELPLSMQVKLLRVLQEREVTRVGGTRTIQMDVRVIAATNQNIKELVNEGRFREDLYYRLNVIPLRIPPLRERTEDVVSLCLHFLQQFNRTYEKDKNLSREALEVLESYDWPGNVRELQNIIERLLVTSRKEFIQQQDVLSVLYGDSKATRSKPMVYEIMPLKEAVKELENQLIELGLKKYGTASKVSEVLGVSQATISRRIQKMIR, from the coding sequence GTGATTCTTTGGAAAGAGATTCTACAACCTATCCAAGTGATCATCTCACCTGAAGATACGTTGCTTGAAGTCCTTATTGCCCTGGAGCAAAATGAAGCCGAGATTGCCTTCGTTCATAAAGCGAAGAGGTGGCTAGGATACATTGATCGAGATCACTTGTTGAAGCAACTTACTACTCATTCGAATCTACACCAACCCATCCAGTACAGAATAGACGTTCTGAAAGTACCCGAACATGTACATGTAGAATCATACCATAATATTTCTGTTGTCCTCGGCATGGATGTGGAAGGTGCGGTCACGGGCTACAGTACGGTAAAACAGGCAAAGAGTCGAATAAACCAGATCCAACTTGAACACATGAATGGGATCCTTAACGGTGCAGGAGTAGGTGTCATCACGACAAATGAGAACCTTGAGATTCAATTTATAAATGAAACAGCGGAAAAAATATTGGGGCTTTCAAGGTCTTTCTTGCTTTACAGAAACTATAAGACACTCCTCACAGTGGACCGAGATTTAGAGGAAGTCCTTCAAGGCGAAAGGTTTGTAAGTGTGAACAGCTCCCTTAACTTTAAGCAGATCAGCGGGAATTTCACTCCCCTCTTCTTAGATGGAAAGATTACGGGACTTGTTCATATTTTCTTCCTCCGAGAAGAATTTGAAGAAGCTGTACAAGAACTGGAATTTGTAAGAAATCTCTATTCCGACCTACAGGCTGTTTACTCTTCCTCACACGAACAAATTCTTGTAGTGAATCCTGAAGGGAAAATCATCCGTTTAGCTGGTTCTTTCTTAAAGGAATTCTGGATGCTAGATTCATCGGATGATGTCATTGGACAAACAGTCAAACAATTCGAGAGCAGAGGTATATTCCAGCCTAATATTGTAGAGTTATGTCTGAAGAAGAAACAGAAACTAACCAGTATCCAAGAAACCATCTATGGAAGGAAAATCTGGTCTGTTGCAACTCCTATCTATCATAAGGATAAACTTGAAAAAATCGTGATTGTCTCTCGAGATATCACGAAAACGAATCAATTAAAAGAGAAGTTAAAGCTGGCTCGAAAAGCTAACGACGCGTACAAACAGGAGATAGACGAGCTACAAGCTAAGAATCAATTTTCACGTTCCCTTATCTATCGCTCACGGATTATGGAAGATCTAGTAGACGAAATGAAATTAATTGCCCAGGTTGATTCTACTGTACTACTAACAGGAGAATCTGGAGTAGGCAAGGAGGTCTTTGCTAGAGCGATTCACGAAACCAGCAGAAGAAGAGATCAACCACTAATACGAGTCAACTGTGGAGCGATTCCAGATAACTTAATAGAAAGCGAACTATTCGGTTATGAGAGAGGAGCTTTCACGGGTGCAGACCAAAAGGGGAAACCTGGATTTTTCGAACTAGCGAACGGCGGAACCATATTTTTAGATGAAATAGCCGAATTGCCTTTAAGTATGCAAGTCAAGCTGCTACGAGTATTACAAGAACGAGAAGTGACACGGGTAGGAGGTACGCGCACCATTCAAATGGATGTTCGTGTGATTGCTGCCACAAATCAAAATATAAAGGAATTAGTAAATGAGGGTCGGTTTAGAGAGGACTTATATTATCGATTAAATGTCATACCTTTACGAATTCCGCCTCTCCGGGAAAGAACGGAAGATGTCGTTTCCCTGTGCCTTCATTTTTTACAGCAGTTCAACCGCACGTACGAAAAGGACAAAAATTTGTCTAGGGAAGCTTTAGAGGTACTGGAAAGCTACGATTGGCCAGGAAATGTAAGAGAATTACAAAATATAATTGAAAGACTATTAGTGACTAGTAGAAAAGAATTCATCCAACAACAAGATGTGTTGAGCGTATTATATGGAGATTCAAAAGCAACACGCTCAAAACCTATGGTATACGAAATCATGCCACTTAAGGAAGCGGTTAAAGAGCTTGAGAATCAGTTAATTGAACTTGGGCTCAAGAAGTACGGAACCGCATCTAAAGTTTCGGAAGTACTTGGAGTTAGTCAGGCTACCATCAGTCGGCGTATACAAAAGATGATTAGGTAA